The proteins below come from a single Acidimicrobiia bacterium genomic window:
- a CDS encoding Fur family transcriptional regulator, producing MHITAEDLIAVLRAEGLRITEPRQRVCTVIAERHAQHLTASAIHDAVLEADGGDLDVATVYRTLEVLEAAGAIVHGHIGHGPTVYHLADDADHQHLVCSLCGATTAIAADDIAVLFEGITSQTGFIPDIEHFALSGLCANCAGQTR from the coding sequence GTGCACATCACGGCCGAGGATCTGATCGCAGTCCTGAGGGCCGAGGGTCTTCGCATCACCGAGCCTCGACAGCGAGTCTGCACGGTCATCGCCGAACGCCACGCCCAGCATCTCACCGCGAGCGCGATCCACGATGCAGTTCTGGAGGCGGACGGGGGCGACCTCGATGTGGCGACCGTGTACCGGACGCTCGAGGTCCTCGAAGCCGCGGGAGCGATCGTCCACGGCCATATCGGGCATGGGCCGACGGTCTACCACCTTGCCGATGATGCAGACCACCAGCACCTCGTCTGCTCTCTGTGTGGTGCCACAACCGCCATCGCCGCCGACGACATCGCCGTGCTGTTCGAAGGTATCACCAGCCAAACCGGCTTCATCCCCGACATTGAGCACTTCGCCCTCTCCGGCCTGTGTGCCAACTGTGCAGGACAAACGCGCTAG
- a CDS encoding PPOX class F420-dependent oxidoreductase codes for MELPDNIKAVLDERVYLHLATLNPDGSPHVSVVWVDHDGDKVLVSSATGRVKPRNIAHDPRVALSLTPPSKPYTNITMQGRVTKTATDGKWLINRLSEKYLGKPEYEGAPGEVRVNYEITIDKASTWG; via the coding sequence ATGGAGCTGCCAGACAACATCAAGGCGGTGCTCGACGAACGGGTCTACCTGCACCTCGCGACCCTCAACCCGGACGGCTCACCTCATGTCTCGGTGGTGTGGGTCGACCACGACGGCGACAAGGTGCTCGTGTCGTCTGCGACGGGCCGCGTGAAGCCGCGCAACATCGCGCACGATCCGAGGGTTGCGCTATCCCTCACCCCGCCATCCAAGCCGTACACGAACATCACGATGCAAGGCCGCGTCACCAAGACGGCAACCGACGGGAAGTGGCTCATCAACCGGCTCAGCGAGAAGTACCTCGGGAAGCCCGAATACGAGGGGGCACCGGGCGAGGTACGCGTCAACTACGAGATCACCATCGACAAGGCGAGCACATGGGGATGA
- a CDS encoding aminotransferase class V-fold PLP-dependent enzyme, with protein MIDVEALRADTPGVDRVVHLNNAGAALMPTPVIEAMRNHLDAETLLGGYEAIEGAREISHGIYPSLAALVGSDPSEIALSDSATQAWHRVVYSLRHRVGDRILTTTTEYGSNWAAFLQLGERFGVETVVVGDAPSGEIDLEQLAASIDDRTTLIALNHMPTNGGVVNPAGRVGEIARAAGVPYLLDACQTVGQMPLDVDDIGCDFLTGTSRKFLRGPRGIGFGYVRSSSMGLLDPFVVDNHAARVTDRTIEFRNDARRFETWEKSWINVAGLRAATEYALAVGIDAIWERARNLAAILRRELGVMDGVEVLDRGSVMGAIVTLRVECRPSIEVRELLRERSINVSHATVNSAPVDMRSRGIDDLVRVSPHAYTSDDELDAFLSAMDVIVG; from the coding sequence ATGATCGATGTCGAAGCGTTACGGGCAGACACGCCGGGCGTCGACCGTGTTGTCCACCTCAACAACGCTGGCGCCGCGTTGATGCCGACCCCGGTGATCGAAGCGATGCGGAACCACCTCGACGCCGAGACCCTGCTTGGGGGTTACGAGGCGATCGAAGGCGCCCGTGAGATCAGCCACGGCATCTACCCATCCCTGGCAGCCCTCGTCGGAAGCGACCCATCAGAGATCGCCCTTTCGGACTCCGCAACCCAGGCCTGGCACCGTGTCGTGTACTCCCTCCGACATCGCGTCGGCGACCGGATCCTGACAACGACCACCGAGTACGGATCGAATTGGGCCGCCTTCCTCCAGCTCGGAGAGCGCTTCGGCGTCGAGACGGTGGTGGTCGGTGATGCTCCCTCCGGAGAGATCGATCTCGAGCAGCTTGCCGCATCGATCGACGACCGAACGACCCTCATCGCCCTCAACCACATGCCGACCAACGGCGGTGTCGTCAACCCTGCTGGTCGGGTCGGCGAGATCGCGAGGGCCGCAGGCGTCCCGTATCTCCTCGACGCGTGCCAGACGGTGGGTCAGATGCCGCTCGATGTCGACGACATCGGATGCGACTTTCTCACCGGCACCTCGCGCAAGTTCCTCCGCGGCCCGCGGGGGATCGGTTTCGGGTATGTCAGGTCGTCGTCGATGGGCCTGCTCGACCCTTTTGTCGTCGACAACCACGCGGCCCGTGTCACCGATCGCACCATCGAGTTCCGCAACGACGCGAGGCGCTTCGAGACATGGGAGAAGAGCTGGATCAATGTGGCCGGCCTGAGAGCTGCCACCGAGTATGCGCTCGCCGTGGGAATCGACGCGATCTGGGAACGCGCAAGGAACCTCGCAGCCATCCTGCGCAGGGAGCTCGGGGTGATGGACGGCGTCGAAGTGCTCGATCGCGGTTCGGTCATGGGCGCGATCGTCACGCTCCGTGTCGAATGCCGCCCTTCGATCGAGGTGCGCGAGCTTCTGCGCGAACGCAGCATCAATGTGTCGCATGCAACCGTGAATTCGGCGCCCGTCGACATGCGATCCCGGGGCATCGATGATCTCGTGAGAGTGTCCCCGCACGCCTACACATCCGACGACGAACTGGACGCCTTCCTCAGCGCCATGGATGTGATCGTCGGGTGA
- a CDS encoding LCP family protein has product MPRTTETFPEIPVTPEPPKRRKRKRGWSVPQKIVMTLLILLVVGVFGGYGFLRYTESKIDRISASELTSLDQVSVADGDTINFLIVGVDDRSTLPADWEDNFGDFSGRRTDVLMVAHITDAGIQMLSIPRDWRANIPGHGVNRINAAYVVGGPDLLVQTIQSEIGIPVHHYVEIDFAGVGAVVDSLGGVTLDFTYPGRDGKSGFETDAGRHTLDGEQAVAYARSRHYEENRNGSWESTGGGDLSRTGRQQQILIALFSQVTSPSSAFNLPSFLPTFADQITADEGLTLGLMADLGRKALTMDSRNIDAATLPVKYERGSDGRSYVVPVAATEGVIAAFRAGEPLTTE; this is encoded by the coding sequence ATGCCGAGGACCACCGAGACCTTTCCCGAGATCCCCGTCACGCCCGAACCTCCGAAGCGCCGAAAGCGCAAACGCGGATGGAGCGTGCCGCAGAAGATCGTCATGACGCTGCTCATCTTGTTGGTGGTCGGCGTCTTCGGCGGATACGGATTCCTGCGATACACCGAGAGCAAGATCGACCGGATCTCGGCAAGTGAGCTGACCTCCCTCGATCAGGTCTCGGTGGCAGACGGTGACACCATCAACTTCCTGATCGTCGGGGTCGATGACCGGTCGACGCTCCCGGCTGACTGGGAGGACAACTTCGGCGACTTCTCCGGGCGGCGCACCGATGTGTTGATGGTGGCCCATATCACCGATGCCGGTATCCAGATGCTGAGCATCCCGAGAGACTGGAGGGCAAACATCCCCGGCCATGGCGTGAACCGCATCAATGCCGCCTATGTCGTCGGCGGGCCCGATCTGCTGGTGCAGACCATCCAATCCGAAATCGGGATCCCGGTCCACCACTATGTCGAGATCGATTTCGCGGGGGTCGGCGCCGTCGTCGATTCTCTCGGAGGGGTCACCTTGGATTTCACCTATCCGGGACGCGACGGGAAGTCCGGATTCGAAACAGACGCCGGACGCCACACCCTCGATGGCGAACAGGCGGTCGCGTACGCGCGATCCCGGCACTACGAGGAAAATCGCAACGGCTCATGGGAGTCGACCGGCGGAGGTGACCTTTCGCGGACCGGCCGCCAGCAGCAGATCCTCATTGCGTTGTTCTCCCAAGTCACGTCACCGTCGAGTGCTTTCAACCTCCCCAGTTTCCTTCCGACCTTCGCCGATCAGATCACCGCAGACGAGGGGTTGACGCTCGGGCTGATGGCGGATCTCGGCCGCAAGGCCCTCACGATGGACTCGCGGAATATCGACGCGGCAACCCTCCCGGTCAAGTACGAACGGGGATCGGACGGGCGGTCCTATGTCGTGCCGGTTGCCGCAACGGAGGGCGTCATCGCTGCGTTTCGTGCTGGGGAACCGCTCACGACCGAGTGA
- the ilvD gene encoding dihydroxy-acid dehydratase, giving the protein MPNKIHSQDVTIGPARAGARAMLRAVGLGEGDFAKPQVGVVSAGNEVTPCNVTGPKLAGFAKIGVREAGAVGLEFATIAVSDGIAMGHEGMRASLVSREVIADSVELMMHGERFDAMVSIAGCDKSLPGMLMAAARHNLPSVFLYGGSSLPGTVDGKDISIVDVFEGIGAHSQGTISDERLLTIEQNACPGAGSCAGMFTANTMASVGEAIGMSLPGSASVPAVDARLDDYARRSGEAVVALLERDIRPRDIMTRAAFENAITVVMALGGSTNAVLHLMAMAHEARVDLSLEDFDAISRATPHIGDMKPFGKYHMVDLDRIGGVPVVLRALRDAGLLNGDVMTVTGRTMAENLADVTIPDDQDVLYPVEKPLASEGGIAILRGSLAPEGAVVKIAGVDVDVFEGTARVFNDEQHALEAMWAHDLHAGDVVVIRYEGPKGGPGMREMLAITAAIKGAGLGKDVLLITDGRFSGGTTGLCVGHVAPEAAHGGPIGLVAEGDRVRIDIPNRRLDLLIGDDEMARRRSEWVPNDPRYTTGALARYAKLVGSAESGAVLS; this is encoded by the coding sequence ATGCCAAACAAGATTCACTCCCAGGATGTCACGATCGGGCCGGCACGAGCCGGGGCGAGAGCCATGCTTCGGGCCGTGGGGCTCGGTGAGGGCGATTTCGCGAAGCCTCAGGTCGGTGTGGTATCGGCAGGCAATGAGGTCACACCATGCAATGTGACCGGTCCGAAACTCGCAGGCTTCGCCAAGATCGGTGTCCGCGAAGCCGGAGCGGTCGGCCTGGAATTCGCCACGATCGCCGTGTCGGATGGCATCGCGATGGGCCACGAGGGCATGCGCGCCTCGCTCGTGTCGCGTGAGGTCATCGCCGACAGCGTCGAGCTGATGATGCACGGCGAACGGTTCGACGCGATGGTTTCGATTGCAGGATGCGACAAGTCGCTTCCCGGCATGCTGATGGCCGCGGCGAGGCACAACCTGCCATCGGTGTTCCTCTATGGGGGGTCGTCGCTTCCGGGTACCGTCGATGGCAAGGACATCTCGATTGTCGATGTCTTCGAAGGCATCGGTGCCCACTCCCAGGGGACGATCAGCGACGAGCGGCTGCTGACGATCGAACAGAATGCATGCCCGGGCGCCGGATCCTGTGCGGGCATGTTCACGGCGAACACGATGGCCTCCGTCGGTGAGGCGATCGGCATGTCCCTTCCGGGGTCAGCATCGGTTCCTGCGGTGGACGCGCGGCTCGACGACTACGCACGACGATCGGGCGAAGCGGTCGTTGCCCTGCTCGAGAGGGACATCCGGCCCCGCGACATCATGACGAGAGCGGCCTTCGAGAACGCCATCACCGTCGTCATGGCACTCGGGGGATCGACAAACGCCGTGTTGCACCTCATGGCGATGGCACATGAGGCGAGGGTCGACCTGAGCCTCGAGGACTTCGATGCGATCTCTCGCGCGACACCCCACATCGGCGACATGAAGCCGTTCGGGAAGTACCACATGGTCGACCTCGACCGAATCGGCGGGGTTCCCGTAGTGCTCAGGGCGCTGCGCGACGCGGGGCTGCTCAACGGAGATGTGATGACGGTGACGGGCAGGACGATGGCCGAGAACCTCGCGGATGTCACGATCCCGGACGACCAGGATGTCCTGTATCCCGTCGAGAAGCCACTCGCGAGCGAGGGAGGCATCGCAATCCTGCGTGGTTCGCTCGCTCCCGAGGGTGCGGTCGTCAAGATCGCCGGTGTCGATGTCGATGTGTTCGAGGGGACGGCTCGGGTGTTCAACGATGAGCAGCACGCCCTCGAGGCCATGTGGGCCCATGACCTCCATGCCGGGGATGTCGTCGTGATCCGTTACGAGGGACCAAAGGGCGGGCCGGGCATGCGTGAGATGCTCGCGATCACCGCCGCGATCAAAGGGGCAGGTCTCGGCAAGGATGTGCTGCTGATCACCGACGGTCGATTCTCTGGCGGAACGACCGGCCTGTGTGTCGGCCATGTCGCACCCGAGGCGGCCCACGGTGGTCCGATCGGGCTCGTTGCCGAAGGCGACCGAGTCCGAATCGATATCCCCAATCGTCGCCTCGATCTGCTGATCGGCGACGACGAGATGGCCCGACGCCGCAGCGAGTGGGTCCCGAACGACCCGAGATACACCACCGGAGCCCTCGCACGGTACGCAAAGCTGGTGGGTTCGGCAGAGTCGGGCGCCGTCCTGTCCTAG
- a CDS encoding phosphoribosyltransferase family protein, whose protein sequence is MVEGFRFADRRDAGRMLADHIEARGIGGPETVVLGLPRGGVPVAAEVAKRIGSPLDVIVVRKIGVPWHRELALGALGEGGVRILDHDLVQRVGVTPQQLAEVEQRESGTLEHRVRQLRTRRDRVSLTGRTALIIDDGIATGSTVRAACKVARELGAARVVVAAPVAPRDTAADLGDVADEVICLMSPRVFHGVGAFYDDFTQVDDRKVLELLGED, encoded by the coding sequence ATGGTTGAAGGATTCAGGTTCGCCGATCGTCGCGATGCCGGACGCATGCTCGCCGACCACATCGAGGCGCGAGGCATCGGAGGGCCAGAGACGGTGGTGCTCGGACTCCCTCGAGGCGGGGTGCCGGTGGCGGCCGAGGTGGCGAAGCGGATCGGCTCGCCGCTCGATGTGATCGTCGTGCGCAAGATCGGTGTGCCATGGCATCGGGAGCTCGCTCTCGGAGCGCTCGGCGAAGGCGGTGTGCGCATCCTCGACCATGATCTCGTGCAGCGGGTGGGCGTCACCCCGCAGCAGCTCGCCGAGGTCGAACAGCGTGAATCCGGGACCCTCGAACACCGGGTCCGCCAGCTCCGCACACGGCGAGACCGTGTCTCTCTTACGGGGCGGACCGCACTCATCATCGACGACGGGATTGCCACCGGCTCCACCGTGCGAGCCGCGTGCAAGGTGGCGAGGGAGCTCGGAGCAGCCCGGGTCGTCGTTGCCGCCCCGGTGGCGCCGCGTGACACCGCAGCTGACCTCGGGGATGTTGCGGATGAGGTGATCTGCCTGATGTCACCGCGGGTCTTCCACGGGGTCGGGGCGTTCTACGACGACTTCACCCAGGTCGACGACCGCAAGGTGCTCGAACTTCTCGGGGAGGATTGA
- a CDS encoding amidohydrolase, whose product MSTVLAGEAVLTGRGRVGNAIMIRDGVVAGVGAAEELASHPDRMIRYPGGFIVPGFRDAHIHAIPYAGLLTGCSLHAASSIDDLLNRLAAFANTLPPTAPVVASRLNDESLAEVRLPTREDLDRAVPNRPAVIYRYCGHIAVANSTALQASGITEMTPDPPGGVIDRGTDGQPTGVLRETATGLIADALARGTSLASPGLLDGLARLGGLGITSIGAMIGYGERPHHKLAAEAELLRGIAGNLPLKVHAISIAGSAEDLDLSARVLSGGAPRLRWLGVKCFADGSLGGHTAAMETEYDDTPSVGTYRLTDLDIDLARHSLAQGGMVAIHAIGDRAIGGVLDAFEELIANGAKPSDLRMEHVSIASPHLVSRFARTGTIAVVQPSFLASEHGWLGKRLGTSRLEWAYPFRSMARAGIILAGSSDSIVEPPHPLWGIAAAMDRHGIAPDEAISGLEALAMFTDGGAVALREPVPLAVGSPADIAVIDIDLRTATAPEIRKATVLDTWIDGERLEVDRSLPVWVE is encoded by the coding sequence ATGAGCACGGTGCTCGCAGGCGAGGCGGTCCTCACGGGCCGGGGCCGTGTCGGCAACGCGATCATGATCAGGGATGGGGTTGTTGCCGGAGTGGGCGCAGCGGAAGAACTCGCCTCACACCCAGATCGGATGATCCGCTATCCGGGTGGCTTCATCGTCCCCGGCTTCCGTGACGCACACATTCACGCCATCCCGTATGCAGGGCTCCTCACCGGATGCTCCCTCCACGCAGCATCGTCGATCGATGACCTGCTGAACCGGCTTGCCGCATTTGCGAACACGCTGCCGCCGACCGCGCCCGTTGTGGCGTCACGCCTCAACGACGAGTCCCTTGCCGAAGTACGCCTCCCGACTCGGGAGGATCTCGACCGTGCGGTTCCGAATCGCCCTGCCGTCATCTACCGCTACTGCGGCCACATCGCCGTGGCAAACTCGACGGCCCTCCAAGCGTCGGGTATCACCGAGATGACACCCGATCCACCGGGAGGCGTCATCGATCGCGGGACGGACGGCCAGCCGACCGGTGTCCTTCGTGAGACCGCAACCGGACTCATCGCCGATGCCCTCGCCCGTGGAACCTCGCTGGCATCGCCCGGCCTCCTCGACGGCCTTGCCCGTCTGGGCGGGCTCGGCATCACCTCGATCGGCGCGATGATCGGCTACGGGGAGCGTCCCCACCACAAGCTCGCCGCCGAAGCAGAACTCCTCCGGGGTATCGCCGGGAACCTTCCGCTGAAGGTTCACGCCATCTCGATCGCAGGCTCGGCGGAGGATCTCGACCTCTCAGCCCGGGTCCTGTCGGGCGGCGCGCCTCGGTTGCGATGGCTCGGCGTCAAATGCTTCGCTGATGGAAGTCTCGGCGGACACACGGCGGCGATGGAGACCGAATACGACGACACGCCATCGGTCGGAACCTACCGGCTCACGGATCTGGACATCGACCTTGCGCGTCACAGCCTTGCCCAGGGCGGCATGGTGGCGATCCATGCCATCGGTGACCGGGCGATCGGCGGCGTGCTCGACGCATTCGAGGAGTTGATCGCAAACGGCGCGAAGCCGTCTGACCTCCGGATGGAGCATGTGTCGATCGCTTCGCCCCACCTCGTCTCGCGCTTCGCAAGGACCGGGACGATCGCGGTGGTGCAACCGTCCTTCCTTGCCTCGGAACATGGGTGGCTCGGCAAGCGACTCGGTACGAGTCGGCTGGAGTGGGCGTACCCGTTCCGGTCCATGGCACGCGCCGGCATCATCCTCGCGGGATCCTCCGACAGCATCGTCGAGCCTCCTCATCCCCTTTGGGGCATCGCAGCAGCGATGGATCGACACGGGATCGCTCCCGACGAGGCGATTTCGGGCCTCGAGGCCCTCGCGATGTTCACGGATGGAGGGGCCGTCGCGTTGCGCGAACCGGTCCCCCTCGCGGTTGGTTCGCCCGCCGACATCGCCGTCATCGACATCGACCTGCGAACCGCAACAGCACCTGAGATCCGGAAGGCGACGGTGCTCGACACATGGATCGACGGCGAACGGCTCGAGGTCGACCGCAGCCTGCCTGTGTGGGTCGAGTGA
- a CDS encoding inositol monophosphatase family protein, translating into MDDLAVAVEAAWAGADVIARHFGAPPAARYKGRFDPVTEVDRDAETAIIAVLRRHRPHDAVLAEEGGGTLVEGRHWIVDPLDGTVNFVHSIPQVSVSVGLYDGETGLVGVVCDPLRRELFTASSGRGAHLNEDPMRVSSTRELSRAVVATGFPYDHDIHADALSVPVREMLRHINGLRRFGSAALDLAWVAAGRFDAYWELGIAPWDGAAGMVLVREAGGMVTDPGGVDSTPSKPLVVASNGYLHDAVRSIIEEHLPPHLASR; encoded by the coding sequence GTGGATGATCTCGCTGTCGCCGTCGAAGCCGCTTGGGCGGGAGCCGATGTCATCGCAAGGCACTTCGGCGCACCACCGGCAGCGAGATACAAGGGTCGGTTCGATCCTGTCACGGAAGTCGACCGTGACGCCGAGACCGCCATCATCGCGGTCCTCCGCCGGCACCGCCCGCACGACGCTGTCCTCGCAGAAGAGGGTGGCGGGACACTCGTTGAGGGTCGACACTGGATCGTGGATCCCCTCGACGGGACCGTCAACTTCGTCCACTCGATTCCCCAAGTCTCCGTGTCGGTGGGCCTCTACGACGGTGAAACCGGGTTGGTCGGCGTGGTGTGCGATCCGCTCCGTCGCGAGCTCTTCACGGCGAGCTCCGGTCGCGGAGCGCACCTCAACGAAGATCCGATGCGGGTATCGAGCACCCGCGAGCTGTCGCGTGCGGTCGTCGCAACCGGTTTTCCGTACGATCACGACATCCATGCCGATGCCCTGTCGGTGCCGGTCCGAGAGATGCTCAGGCACATCAACGGGCTACGACGATTCGGCTCCGCGGCGCTCGACCTCGCATGGGTGGCAGCGGGCCGCTTCGACGCATACTGGGAACTCGGGATCGCACCGTGGGACGGTGCAGCCGGCATGGTGCTCGTACGCGAAGCCGGTGGCATGGTGACGGATCCCGGCGGTGTGGACTCGACGCCCTCGAAGCCGCTGGTGGTGGCTTCGAACGGCTACCTCCACGATGCCGTTCGAAGCATCATCGAAGAACACCTCCCGCCACATCTCGCATCCCGATGA
- the lnt gene encoding apolipoprotein N-acyltransferase, with translation MVPIALVAASSLMMWAAFPPIGLAPLAFVAPVPMFLALRRVERASTAIMLGWMWGAAFFGLLLTWLIALGFVAWIPLTIVMGAFTAVYALLLWAFRLWSPWRWWLIATGGWTLLEFVRGRFPFGGFPWGDIGYPAAGLPGAVGSVQWIGPSGWTVLVVAFAAGATLVIENHEEWRMAIDSAVVVMLMAVAGSLFAPAPSAQVWRAAIVQGGSPCPQTHCQNENKRIYESHLELTRSIPVETVEFVIWPENSTGTPYEPDENETVRTEIVEQARRLDAYMLISGTRTVSDTEFVNFNIMYSPDGVKLGEYQKQHPVPFGEFVPLRGLLGFVPQLDQVPRDMISGTEPVVFPTDQGIVGSVISFEGAFARSMREIARAGAETMVIATNESSYGRSSATDQLIALARVNAAAIGLDTGLAAITGKSTFITGDGGVGPTTDQLEEVVHYGSLQFRVGPQTIWVRFGDWLAVLAMAAGVGVVALPGERGVTPIAGSRGKS, from the coding sequence ATGGTGCCGATCGCACTCGTTGCCGCGAGCTCGCTGATGATGTGGGCGGCGTTCCCCCCAATCGGCCTCGCTCCGTTGGCGTTCGTCGCACCCGTTCCGATGTTCCTTGCCCTCAGACGCGTCGAGCGGGCGTCGACGGCGATCATGCTCGGCTGGATGTGGGGTGCGGCTTTCTTCGGTCTGCTCCTCACCTGGCTGATCGCGTTGGGTTTCGTGGCGTGGATTCCCCTCACGATCGTCATGGGGGCCTTCACCGCCGTGTATGCCCTGCTCCTGTGGGCATTTCGCCTGTGGAGTCCGTGGCGGTGGTGGCTGATCGCAACAGGGGGCTGGACCCTGCTCGAATTCGTGAGGGGACGGTTTCCCTTCGGCGGCTTTCCCTGGGGCGACATCGGCTATCCGGCAGCAGGTCTGCCGGGGGCGGTCGGATCGGTGCAGTGGATCGGCCCGTCCGGATGGACGGTGCTTGTCGTCGCGTTCGCGGCTGGCGCCACCCTCGTGATCGAGAACCACGAGGAGTGGCGGATGGCGATCGATTCGGCGGTCGTGGTGATGCTGATGGCGGTCGCCGGCAGCCTGTTCGCACCCGCCCCATCGGCACAGGTGTGGAGAGCGGCGATCGTGCAGGGCGGAAGCCCGTGTCCGCAAACCCACTGCCAGAACGAGAACAAACGGATCTATGAGTCACATCTCGAGCTCACCCGGTCCATTCCGGTTGAGACCGTGGAGTTCGTCATCTGGCCCGAGAATTCCACGGGAACGCCGTACGAACCCGATGAGAACGAGACCGTTCGGACCGAGATCGTCGAACAGGCCCGAAGGCTCGACGCGTACATGCTGATCTCCGGAACCCGGACCGTATCGGACACCGAATTCGTCAATTTCAACATCATGTACTCACCCGACGGCGTCAAGCTCGGGGAGTACCAGAAGCAGCACCCCGTCCCGTTCGGCGAGTTCGTGCCCTTGCGCGGCCTTCTCGGGTTCGTTCCTCAGCTCGATCAGGTCCCTCGTGACATGATTTCGGGTACCGAACCGGTGGTGTTCCCCACTGATCAAGGGATCGTCGGGTCGGTCATCTCGTTCGAGGGTGCCTTCGCGCGCTCGATGCGCGAGATAGCAAGAGCGGGCGCCGAGACGATGGTGATCGCGACGAACGAGTCGAGCTACGGCCGGTCCTCGGCGACGGATCAGTTGATCGCGCTCGCTCGCGTGAACGCCGCCGCGATCGGCCTCGACACGGGGCTTGCGGCGATCACCGGAAAGTCGACTTTCATCACCGGTGACGGCGGTGTCGGGCCGACAACCGACCAGCTCGAGGAGGTTGTGCATTACGGATCGTTGCAGTTCCGGGTCGGGCCGCAGACGATCTGGGTGCGTTTTGGTGACTGGCTTGCCGTGTTGGCGATGGCGGCAGGGGTCGGCGTGGTGGCGCTGCCGGGGGAGCGTGGTGTCACGCCGATTGCGGGTTCGCGCGGGAAATCCTGA
- a CDS encoding aminotransferase class III-fold pyridoxal phosphate-dependent enzyme, translating into MTSLQKRFHDIIAPVITLDSDIEIVDGKGSWVTGADGKQYLDFACGIAVTNLGHRPDAVVGAAQAQLHKLWHAGGAFLYEPIVTAAEAIVGIAPDGIDKLFFMNSGAEAVEASMKLARRVTGRQGIITFRGGFHGRTIGSVTYTTSKAKYRQGYHPLLPSTFVTPYPHPYAWRMSQEEADAYALRELEFKFRHEVTPGEVAAFLVEPMQGEGGYYPGGRAFLGALRTIADEHGILLVFDEVQTGFGRTGDWFTSQVYDIKPDVLVMGKAIANGLPLSAVGASADILDQWPPGSHGTTFGGNPVSCAAAAATVEGLMEVVPTVGEASAHAFDRWNELRETHQTIGDVRGLGLMIGIELVTADGSPNAEAFTAIAAHARDAGLFILNCGPGANVIRFIPPLNVSPEDLDRGIDILADAIRTYEKNG; encoded by the coding sequence ATGACCAGCCTTCAGAAACGATTCCACGACATCATCGCACCAGTGATCACCCTCGACTCGGATATCGAGATCGTCGATGGGAAGGGCAGTTGGGTGACGGGCGCCGATGGCAAGCAGTACCTCGATTTCGCATGCGGGATCGCCGTGACCAACCTCGGCCATCGACCCGACGCCGTCGTTGGCGCCGCCCAAGCCCAGCTTCACAAGCTCTGGCATGCGGGGGGCGCGTTCTTGTACGAACCGATCGTGACGGCGGCCGAAGCAATCGTCGGCATCGCTCCCGATGGGATCGACAAGCTCTTCTTCATGAACTCGGGCGCCGAGGCCGTCGAAGCCTCGATGAAGCTCGCTCGTAGGGTCACCGGCCGGCAAGGGATCATCACCTTCCGGGGCGGCTTCCACGGAAGGACGATCGGTTCGGTCACCTACACCACCTCGAAAGCCAAGTATCGGCAGGGCTACCACCCGCTGCTTCCGTCGACATTCGTCACGCCGTATCCCCACCCGTACGCATGGCGCATGTCACAGGAGGAAGCTGACGCCTACGCGCTGCGCGAGCTCGAATTCAAGTTCCGCCACGAAGTGACACCGGGCGAAGTCGCCGCGTTCCTTGTCGAGCCGATGCAGGGCGAGGGTGGCTACTACCCGGGCGGCCGTGCCTTCCTCGGCGCGCTGCGTACGATCGCAGACGAGCACGGGATCCTGCTGGTCTTCGACGAGGTCCAAACCGGATTCGGCCGCACCGGGGACTGGTTCACCTCTCAGGTGTACGACATCAAGCCTGATGTCCTGGTGATGGGCAAGGCGATCGCAAACGGACTTCCGCTGTCCGCCGTTGGGGCATCGGCCGACATCCTCGATCAGTGGCCACCGGGATCGCACGGAACGACCTTCGGTGGAAACCCCGTCTCGTGCGCGGCAGCTGCCGCCACCGTCGAGGGACTCATGGAGGTCGTCCCAACCGTCGGTGAGGCCTCCGCACATGCATTCGACCGATGGAACGAGCTGCGCGAAACGCACCAAACCATCGGTGATGTCCGTGGTCTCGGCCTCATGATCGGGATCGAACTCGTCACGGCTGACGGTTCACCGAACGCTGAAGCCTTCACGGCGATCGCTGCCCACGCACGGGATGCCGGCCTGTTCATCCTCAACTGCGGTCCCGGAGCGAATGTCATCCGGTTCATTCCGCCGCTCAATGTCTCGCCGGAGGATCTCGACCGGGGCATCGACATCCTCGCAGACGCGATCAGGACCTACGAGAAGAACGGTTGA